One window from the genome of Pandoraea fibrosis encodes:
- the fliK gene encoding flagellar hook-length control protein FliK — translation MAGLDSVLATTLARRLDSLLGLGQGASSTNAPSAVAGTQPTGDATSALGDLATRTSPAAVGLGNAPTQTAARLPTPVQQATLSAAARTIDTILRLAPDSPGPVQASTPVWPAAPGTGAPALAPLLAAALKEALSTSGLFYESHLAQWASGSRSFEQLQAEPQLRWPASANLAAQLRAAGADATLPGPGPLTRLLGPAAAEASLAAAWPLPGASGSTTTGAPTPSGQPGLPVPPAAGDATDGGLHATANLPNTANALAHAASVAHATSSVLPSGREGDALLAATGDGNTANAAQHGPAGAIAAVANTPAESVTLVRQQLDMLVNPQFQWNGAAWPGASMEWQVEERAGQPAPGEAAAASTWHTHLRLTLPSLGTVDVNLGLSGQQLQARLLTDSMASADLLSHEGEELRQRLAAVGLIASQLSFGAMRDESDAGSADVAAQPVDIAAAAAEGAAETVERTAPPPPSSGGDA, via the coding sequence ATGGCCGGTCTGGACTCGGTGCTGGCCACAACGCTCGCACGGCGACTCGACTCATTGCTCGGTCTCGGACAGGGCGCGTCGTCGACGAACGCGCCGAGCGCCGTTGCCGGCACACAGCCCACGGGTGACGCCACCTCCGCCCTCGGCGACCTCGCCACTCGTACCTCTCCCGCCGCTGTCGGTCTCGGCAACGCGCCGACGCAAACCGCGGCGCGGCTGCCCACTCCCGTTCAGCAGGCAACACTTTCCGCCGCGGCGCGGACCATCGATACGATCCTGCGCCTCGCGCCCGATTCGCCCGGCCCCGTGCAAGCGAGCACACCCGTGTGGCCCGCGGCACCCGGCACCGGCGCACCGGCGCTCGCCCCGCTACTGGCCGCTGCACTGAAGGAAGCCTTGTCGACGAGCGGCCTTTTCTATGAATCGCATCTGGCGCAATGGGCGTCAGGCAGCCGCTCGTTCGAGCAATTGCAGGCCGAGCCGCAATTGCGCTGGCCGGCGTCGGCGAATCTTGCGGCGCAGTTGCGCGCCGCGGGTGCCGACGCCACGCTGCCCGGTCCCGGCCCGCTGACCCGCTTGCTGGGTCCCGCAGCGGCGGAGGCGTCGCTCGCCGCCGCCTGGCCGCTGCCGGGTGCGTCAGGGTCGACGACCACGGGGGCGCCCACACCATCGGGGCAACCGGGACTTCCGGTCCCGCCCGCCGCAGGCGACGCTACCGATGGCGGTCTGCATGCCACCGCCAACTTGCCCAACACTGCGAACGCGTTGGCGCACGCCGCCAGCGTGGCACATGCGACAAGCAGCGTGCTGCCCAGCGGCCGCGAGGGCGATGCATTGCTCGCCGCGACTGGCGACGGCAATACGGCCAATGCCGCGCAGCACGGTCCGGCCGGCGCCATCGCCGCCGTCGCGAATACCCCCGCCGAAAGCGTGACGCTGGTGCGTCAACAACTCGACATGCTGGTCAATCCGCAGTTTCAGTGGAATGGCGCGGCATGGCCGGGCGCATCGATGGAATGGCAAGTCGAAGAGCGCGCCGGACAACCGGCGCCGGGCGAGGCTGCTGCGGCGTCGACATGGCACACGCATCTGCGCTTGACACTGCCCTCGCTGGGCACGGTCGACGTCAATCTGGGCTTGTCTGGACAGCAATTGCAGGCGCGTTTGCTGACTGACTCGATGGCGTCGGCGGATCTGCTCTCCCACGAAGGTGAGGAATTGCGTCAACGATTGGCAGCGGTCGGTCTCATCGCAAGCCAGTTGTCGTTCGGTGCAATGCGCGACGAATCCGATGCCGGTTCTGCGGATGTGGCGGCGCAGCCGGTGGACATTGCGGCAGCCGCGGCAGAAGGCGCGGCCGAAACTGTCGAAAGGACCGCCCCGCCCCCACCGTCTTCCGGAGGTGACGCATGA
- a CDS encoding EscU/YscU/HrcU family type III secretion system export apparatus switch protein codes for MTLPPERRAAVALAYGAKDTAPRVVAKGYGLLAETIVRTAREHGLYVHESPELVSLLTQVDLDQRIPAQLYQAVAELLAWLYKLEAGRGGKPPPLPPGILPPDVPASPSAAMPPSSSEPSA; via the coding sequence ATGACATTGCCACCGGAACGCCGGGCAGCGGTTGCGCTCGCTTATGGCGCGAAAGACACGGCACCACGCGTGGTGGCGAAAGGCTACGGCCTGCTCGCCGAGACCATCGTGCGCACGGCGCGCGAGCACGGGCTGTACGTCCACGAGTCGCCAGAACTCGTGAGCCTGCTCACACAGGTCGATCTCGATCAGCGAATTCCCGCTCAGCTTTATCAAGCGGTGGCGGAATTGCTCGCATGGCTCTACAAGCTCGAAGCGGGCCGGGGCGGCAAGCCGCCGCCGCTGCCGCCGGGCATCCTTCCCCCCGACGTTCCGGCGAGCCCTTCGGCCGCCATGCCGCCCTCATCTTCGGAACCGTCCGCCTGA
- a CDS encoding ATP-binding protein: protein MDGILNPFNPGAGTPPPSLSGRDDIRETVRICIERLRIGRHSNGQLLVGLRGVGKTVLLERLLYDTEQQGAITVQLEAPEVKSLPASLAPALRVALLRMNQTQSARHTVARGLQALAGFVTGLKVTYAGIEVGLDYAPEPGLADCGILELDLCALLVEVGRAARSAQTVLAIFIDELQGMPKRELAALLYSLHRCAQLQLPVILIGAGLPPLIRHIGDAKSYAERMFEISDIGPLSAADARAAIMTPATQAGVDITAEALDEIVERTGAYPYFLQQWGMLTWTVADQSPITSDHVRVASSAAINALDNNFYRLRFERLTPDEKRYLRAMAELGEGPHDLSDVAAEFGRPASALEPIRLELISKGMLYSALLDEAAFTVPRFHEFLKRFMPETPAHATV, encoded by the coding sequence ATGGACGGCATCCTGAACCCCTTTAATCCCGGCGCCGGCACACCGCCGCCATCGCTTAGCGGACGCGACGACATTCGCGAAACCGTGCGCATATGTATCGAGCGTCTTCGCATCGGTCGGCATTCGAACGGGCAACTTCTAGTTGGTCTCCGCGGTGTCGGCAAGACAGTGCTTCTCGAACGCCTCTTGTACGACACCGAGCAACAAGGCGCGATTACTGTGCAGCTCGAAGCGCCGGAGGTGAAATCACTTCCTGCCTCCCTCGCACCGGCGTTGCGCGTCGCGCTATTGCGCATGAATCAGACACAATCGGCCAGGCACACCGTCGCCCGGGGACTGCAAGCGCTCGCAGGTTTCGTCACCGGGTTGAAAGTGACGTATGCCGGTATCGAAGTCGGTTTGGACTACGCACCCGAACCCGGTCTGGCAGATTGCGGCATTCTTGAACTGGATCTGTGTGCGTTGCTCGTGGAGGTCGGGCGAGCGGCCCGATCTGCGCAAACGGTGCTCGCCATCTTCATTGACGAATTGCAGGGAATGCCGAAACGGGAATTGGCAGCATTGCTTTACTCACTCCATCGATGCGCGCAACTCCAGTTGCCGGTAATTCTGATCGGCGCCGGCCTACCGCCGTTGATCCGGCATATCGGGGATGCGAAGTCTTACGCCGAACGCATGTTCGAAATCTCCGATATCGGACCGCTTTCAGCGGCCGACGCACGCGCCGCCATCATGACGCCGGCGACGCAGGCCGGCGTCGACATCACCGCCGAGGCGCTAGACGAAATCGTGGAGCGAACCGGTGCTTACCCATATTTCCTTCAGCAATGGGGGATGCTCACCTGGACGGTGGCAGACCAGAGTCCGATCACGTCGGATCACGTTCGAGTCGCGTCCAGCGCGGCCATCAACGCACTCGACAACAACTTCTATCGTCTTCGCTTCGAACGCCTCACCCCGGATGAAAAACGTTACCTGCGTGCGATGGCTGAATTGGGCGAAGGTCCGCACGACCTAAGCGATGTCGCCGCCGAGTTCGGTCGGCCAGCTTCTGCACTCGAGCCAATTCGACTCGAACTCATTAGCAAAGGCATGCTTTACAGTGCTCTGCTGGATGAAGCCGCCTTCACCGTTCCGCGCTTTCATGAGTTTCTGAAACGTTTTATGCCAGAGACGCCGGCGCACGCCACGGTGTGA
- the fliE gene encoding flagellar hook-basal body complex protein FliE, with protein sequence MAIPGIESVLQKLGGVASQAAGSIMGTSNAGAGAASATGGFASELEASLKRVSSAQNGAESQARAFEMGEPGVALNDVMVDLQKANIGFQMSLQVRNKLVSAYTTVMNMQV encoded by the coding sequence ATGGCCATTCCGGGGATCGAATCGGTATTGCAGAAGCTGGGCGGCGTTGCGTCGCAGGCGGCGGGCTCGATCATGGGCACGTCCAACGCTGGCGCGGGGGCTGCGTCGGCCACGGGCGGATTCGCGTCTGAACTGGAGGCATCGCTCAAGCGTGTGTCGTCGGCGCAGAACGGTGCCGAATCGCAGGCGCGTGCCTTCGAAATGGGCGAGCCGGGCGTAGCGCTCAACGACGTCATGGTCGACCTGCAGAAAGCCAACATCGGCTTTCAAATGAGCCTGCAAGTTCGCAACAAACTCGTTTCGGCCTACACAACCGTGATGAATATGCAGGTCTGA
- the fliF gene encoding flagellar basal-body MS-ring/collar protein FliF, producing MNAATQTADVAAKPPLLTQLRSRERLPLLIGGAALVALLIAVFLWSRAPDYKVLYSNLSDRDGGAIITSLQQMNVPYKFAEGGGAILVPSEQVHDVRLRLASQGLPKGGLVGFELMDNQKFGISQFAEQVNYQRALEGELARSVESLSAVQAARVHLAIPKPSVFVREQQKPSASVLVTLYPGRVLDDAQVSAIVHMVASSVPELPVKNVTVLDQNGNLLSAQNGNALGLDASQLKYVRELEQSYARRVEAILNPIVGPGNVHAQVTADVDFNQVEQTSENYKPNSGEQAVRSQQSSEATQIGITPPGGVPGALSNQPPGQATAPVTQPQQQFAQQNAANPASAASAPQGPRSDRKDATVNYEIDRTIRHVQQATGGLKRLSAAIVVNYRPGTDAKGKAAMVALTQAQLDQIQNLAKEAIGFSGQRGDTLNIVNSPFTVEADPEANLPWWRQRQNIELAKQVGKWALIGLIGIYLWFGVIRPAIRKHLTPPPPAEPSLASAAGGAAGAEGADGAGADGESGKSGELSAYERNLQYARQVARQDPKIVATVVKSWVGGGDERG from the coding sequence ATGAACGCCGCCACCCAGACGGCGGACGTTGCCGCCAAGCCGCCCCTGCTGACGCAGTTGCGCTCGCGCGAGCGCCTGCCGTTGCTCATTGGCGGCGCGGCCCTTGTCGCCCTGCTGATTGCGGTTTTCCTGTGGAGCCGTGCCCCGGACTACAAGGTGCTGTACAGCAACCTGAGCGATCGCGATGGCGGCGCCATCATCACGTCGCTGCAACAGATGAACGTGCCGTACAAGTTCGCCGAGGGCGGCGGTGCCATTCTGGTGCCGTCCGAACAAGTGCATGACGTGCGGCTGCGTCTGGCCTCGCAAGGCTTGCCCAAGGGCGGTCTGGTCGGCTTCGAACTGATGGACAACCAGAAGTTCGGCATCAGCCAGTTCGCCGAACAGGTCAATTACCAGCGCGCGCTCGAAGGCGAACTCGCCCGCTCGGTCGAATCGCTGTCGGCCGTGCAGGCCGCCCGCGTGCATCTGGCGATTCCCAAGCCGTCGGTCTTCGTGCGCGAGCAACAAAAGCCGAGCGCCTCGGTATTGGTCACGTTATACCCGGGCCGCGTACTGGACGACGCGCAAGTCAGCGCCATCGTTCACATGGTCGCCTCGAGCGTGCCGGAACTGCCGGTCAAGAACGTCACGGTGCTCGACCAGAACGGCAATCTGCTCTCCGCCCAGAACGGCAACGCGCTCGGTCTGGACGCCAGCCAGCTCAAGTACGTCCGCGAACTCGAACAGTCGTATGCGCGTCGCGTCGAAGCGATCCTGAACCCGATCGTCGGGCCGGGCAATGTGCACGCGCAGGTGACGGCGGATGTCGACTTCAATCAGGTCGAACAAACCTCCGAGAACTACAAGCCGAATTCGGGCGAGCAGGCGGTACGCAGCCAGCAGAGCAGCGAAGCCACCCAGATCGGCATTACGCCGCCGGGCGGTGTGCCGGGTGCCCTGTCGAACCAGCCGCCGGGTCAGGCCACCGCGCCGGTCACGCAGCCGCAACAACAGTTTGCGCAACAGAACGCCGCCAATCCGGCGAGCGCCGCCAGCGCCCCGCAGGGCCCGCGCAGCGACCGCAAGGACGCCACGGTCAACTACGAGATCGACCGCACGATTCGTCACGTACAGCAGGCCACCGGCGGGCTCAAGCGCCTGTCGGCGGCCATCGTCGTGAACTATCGTCCGGGCACCGACGCGAAGGGCAAGGCCGCGATGGTGGCGCTCACCCAGGCACAACTCGACCAGATTCAGAATCTGGCGAAGGAGGCCATCGGCTTCTCGGGCCAGCGCGGCGACACGCTCAACATCGTCAACAGCCCGTTCACGGTCGAAGCCGATCCGGAAGCCAACCTGCCGTGGTGGCGTCAGCGTCAGAACATCGAACTGGCCAAGCAAGTCGGCAAGTGGGCGTTGATCGGGCTGATCGGCATTTATCTCTGGTTCGGCGTCATACGTCCGGCCATCCGCAAGCACCTCACCCCGCCGCCACCGGCCGAGCCGTCGCTCGCCAGTGCGGCAGGCGGTGCCGCGGGGGCCGAAGGGGCCGACGGCGCGGGTGCCGACGGCGAATCGGGCAAGAGCGGTGAACTCAGCGCTTACGAGCGCAACTTGCAGTACGCGCGCCAAGTCGCGCGACAGGATCCGAAGATCGTGGCAACCGTAGTCAAATCATGGGTAGGTGGTGGCGATGAGCGCGGCTGA
- the fliG gene encoding flagellar motor switch protein FliG produces MSAAEGLQRSAILLMSLGEDEAAEVFKYLAPREVQKLGAAMASLRQVTRDQIADVLQDFVLEAEQHSALSLDSSEYIRSVLNKALGNDKAAGLIERILQGGDTSGIEGLKWMDSTAVAELIRHEHPQIIATILVHLDRDQASEVLALFTERLRNDVVLRIATLDGIQPAALRELNDVLTKLLSGSENIKRSPMGGVRTAAEILNYLGGVHEESVIEAVRNYDSDLAAKIVEEMFVFENLLDVEDRSIQVLLKEIESESLIIALKGAPVELREKFFKNMSARAAELLREDLESRGPVRVSEVEAEQKKVLQVVRRLADQGAIMIGGRGDDAYV; encoded by the coding sequence ATGAGCGCGGCTGAGGGACTCCAACGCAGCGCCATCCTCCTGATGTCGCTGGGTGAAGACGAAGCGGCGGAGGTCTTCAAGTACCTCGCGCCACGTGAGGTGCAGAAGCTCGGCGCGGCCATGGCCTCGCTGCGCCAGGTCACGCGCGACCAGATCGCCGACGTGTTGCAGGACTTCGTGCTCGAAGCCGAACAGCATTCCGCGCTTTCGCTCGACTCGTCCGAATACATCCGTTCGGTGCTCAACAAGGCACTGGGTAACGACAAGGCCGCCGGCCTGATCGAGCGCATTCTGCAAGGTGGCGACACCAGCGGCATCGAAGGCCTGAAGTGGATGGATTCCACGGCCGTGGCCGAACTGATCCGTCACGAACATCCGCAGATCATCGCCACGATCCTGGTGCACCTCGACCGCGATCAGGCGTCGGAAGTGCTGGCGCTCTTCACCGAACGTCTGCGTAATGACGTCGTGCTGCGTATCGCTACGCTCGACGGCATTCAGCCGGCCGCGTTGCGCGAACTCAACGACGTGCTCACCAAACTGCTCTCGGGCAGCGAGAACATCAAGCGCAGCCCGATGGGCGGTGTGCGCACGGCGGCGGAAATCCTCAACTATCTGGGCGGTGTGCACGAAGAGTCGGTCATCGAAGCCGTGCGCAACTACGACTCGGACCTCGCGGCGAAGATCGTCGAAGAGATGTTCGTGTTCGAGAACCTGCTCGACGTGGAAGACCGCAGCATTCAGGTGCTGCTCAAGGAAATCGAGTCCGAGTCGCTCATCATCGCGCTCAAGGGCGCGCCGGTCGAATTGCGCGAGAAGTTCTTCAAGAACATGTCGGCGCGTGCCGCCGAACTGCTGCGCGAAGACCTCGAATCGCGCGGTCCGGTGCGTGTCTCGGAAGTCGAAGCCGAACAGAAGAAGGTGCTGCAAGTCGTGCGGCGCCTGGCCGATCAGGGCGCCATCATGATCGGCGGCCGCGGCGACGACGCTTACGTGTAA
- the fliH gene encoding flagellar assembly protein FliH, whose protein sequence is MSTIIPKERLSAWQRWEMASFDPPPPPPPPQPKPPSPLEDPALVEQIAAWREAARAEGHAQGYAAGQAEGYAAGQAAGQQEVEARAAQLADIAHGFGTAVNAIDREVSEPLLGLALDIARQALRQTLTIHPETLLPIVRDLLSNDPLTGSPRLLLNPEDVALVEAHVGAELRAAGWSVRADPAIERGGCKAEAASGEVDATVATRWQRVMAALGKDLPW, encoded by the coding sequence ATGTCGACCATCATCCCGAAAGAACGCCTCTCCGCCTGGCAACGCTGGGAGATGGCGTCGTTCGACCCGCCGCCGCCCCCGCCACCGCCGCAACCCAAGCCGCCCAGCCCGCTAGAGGATCCCGCGCTCGTCGAACAGATCGCCGCCTGGCGCGAAGCGGCGCGTGCCGAAGGCCATGCTCAGGGTTACGCCGCAGGTCAGGCCGAGGGCTACGCGGCGGGCCAGGCGGCCGGTCAGCAGGAAGTCGAAGCGCGTGCCGCGCAACTCGCCGACATCGCGCATGGTTTCGGCACCGCCGTGAACGCCATCGATCGCGAAGTCTCCGAACCGCTGCTCGGTCTGGCGCTCGACATTGCGCGTCAGGCCCTGCGTCAGACACTCACCATTCATCCGGAAACGTTGCTGCCGATCGTGCGCGATCTGCTTTCCAACGATCCGCTGACCGGCTCGCCGCGTCTGCTCCTCAATCCGGAAGACGTGGCGCTGGTCGAAGCGCATGTCGGTGCAGAACTGCGCGCCGCCGGCTGGAGCGTGCGGGCCGACCCCGCCATCGAACGCGGCGGCTGCAAGGCCGAAGCCGCCAGCGGCGAGGTCGACGCCACCGTCGCAACTCGCTGGCAACGCGTGATGGCCGCGCTGGGCAAGGATCTGCCATGGTGA
- the fliI gene encoding flagellar protein export ATPase FliI: protein MVNAELTPLAAHAPVLPSTENTHDEATPNASSTPSPANDGTTPSVRLWDEIDTTQHTVQAGALQPDDHDEAPVPSEAAEAADAADAADSTNAADPASVAQSTAPKTATHALGAREIARDAHLRRWQNTLRERIAHVHAVEPTRRCGRLTRAAGLVLEAVGLRLPVGAGCLIELPVHDPSREPATAEAEVVGFGGDRLFLMPQTEVAGLLPGARVFPMEPAADGPLPSQRHNGKRLPVGEALLGRVVDAAGRPLDDFGPLGLTDSASLASAPINPLGRAPIESVLDVGVRAINSLLTVGRGQRMGLFAGSGVGKSVLLGMMARFTQAEVIVVGLIGERGREVKDFIENILGPDGLARSVVVAAPADVSPLLRLQGAAYATTLAEYFRDQGKDVLLIMDSLTRYAMAQREIALAIGEPPATKGYPPSVFAKLPALVERAGNGPDGGGSITAFYTVLTEGDDQQDPIADSARAILDGHIVLSRQLAESGHYPAIDIEQSISRAMAALIDDGQFDKVRRFKQMLSRYQRNRDLINVGAYAPGSDPMLDQAIELYPRLESFLQQGMRERASYPDAVHQLHGLFH, encoded by the coding sequence ATGGTGAACGCCGAACTCACCCCGCTCGCCGCACATGCGCCGGTGCTCCCCAGCACCGAGAACACGCATGACGAAGCGACGCCGAACGCCTCGTCCACGCCCTCGCCGGCGAACGACGGCACGACGCCTTCCGTGCGCCTGTGGGACGAGATCGACACCACCCAACACACCGTGCAGGCCGGCGCCCTGCAACCCGACGATCACGACGAGGCCCCGGTGCCGTCTGAAGCCGCCGAGGCCGCCGATGCGGCCGATGCGGCCGACTCGACCAACGCCGCCGATCCGGCATCCGTCGCGCAGTCCACCGCACCGAAAACCGCTACGCACGCCCTGGGCGCTCGCGAAATCGCACGCGATGCGCATCTGCGTCGCTGGCAGAACACGCTGCGCGAGCGCATCGCGCATGTCCACGCGGTCGAGCCGACCCGCCGTTGCGGCCGTCTCACACGCGCGGCCGGCCTCGTGCTCGAAGCCGTCGGCCTGCGTCTGCCGGTCGGCGCGGGTTGCCTGATCGAACTGCCGGTCCACGATCCCTCGCGCGAACCGGCCACGGCAGAAGCGGAAGTCGTCGGCTTCGGCGGCGATCGCCTGTTTCTCATGCCGCAAACGGAAGTCGCCGGCTTGCTGCCGGGCGCCCGTGTGTTCCCGATGGAACCGGCGGCCGATGGCCCGCTGCCGAGCCAGCGTCACAACGGCAAACGGCTGCCCGTGGGCGAAGCGCTGCTCGGCCGTGTGGTCGACGCCGCTGGCCGCCCGCTCGACGACTTCGGCCCGCTCGGTCTGACCGACAGCGCCTCGCTCGCGTCGGCGCCGATCAATCCGCTGGGCCGCGCGCCCATCGAGTCGGTGCTCGACGTCGGCGTGCGTGCCATCAACTCGCTGCTCACCGTCGGGCGTGGCCAGCGCATGGGCCTCTTCGCAGGCTCGGGCGTCGGCAAGAGCGTGCTGCTCGGCATGATGGCCCGCTTCACGCAAGCCGAAGTCATCGTCGTCGGCCTGATCGGCGAGCGCGGTCGAGAAGTGAAGGACTTCATTGAGAACATTCTCGGGCCGGACGGCCTGGCGCGCTCCGTCGTCGTGGCGGCACCGGCCGACGTCTCGCCGTTGCTGCGCCTGCAAGGCGCGGCATACGCCACGACACTGGCCGAGTACTTCCGCGATCAGGGCAAAGACGTGCTGCTGATCATGGATTCGCTCACGCGCTACGCCATGGCGCAACGCGAGATTGCACTGGCCATCGGCGAGCCCCCGGCCACGAAAGGGTATCCGCCCTCCGTGTTTGCGAAGCTGCCGGCCCTGGTCGAGCGCGCCGGTAACGGTCCCGACGGCGGCGGCTCGATCACGGCGTTCTACACCGTGCTCACGGAAGGCGACGATCAGCAGGACCCGATTGCCGACTCGGCCCGCGCCATTCTCGACGGCCACATCGTGCTGTCGCGTCAGTTGGCGGAATCGGGGCACTACCCGGCCATCGACATCGAACAATCGATCAGCCGTGCCATGGCGGCCCTCATCGACGACGGTCAGTTCGACAAGGTTCGACGCTTCAAACAGATGCTCTCGCGCTATCAGCGCAATCGCGACCTCATCAACGTGGGCGCCTACGCGCCGGGCAGCGATCCGATGCTCGATCAGGCGATCGAGCTGTATCCCCGTCTCGAAAGCTTCCTGCAACAGGGAATGCGCGAGCGGGCCAGTTATCCGGACGCCGTGCACCAGTTGCATGGTCTGTTCCACTAA
- the fliJ gene encoding flagellar export protein FliJ codes for MNSTLPLKLLIELAQKDVDEAARLLGERQKQRAEVERQLESLREYRHEYRTRMQTATLQGMAGCDWRNFQQFIDTLDTAIGQQTMLLEQADERLAAARREWQAQQRRLNSFGTLASREAARTAVRVARREQKENDEYAARSLRRRAESQI; via the coding sequence ATGAACTCCACCCTGCCCCTCAAGTTGCTCATCGAACTCGCCCAGAAAGACGTGGACGAAGCCGCCCGGCTGCTCGGCGAACGTCAGAAGCAACGCGCCGAAGTCGAGCGTCAGCTCGAATCGCTGCGCGAGTACCGTCACGAGTACCGCACGCGGATGCAGACGGCGACCCTTCAGGGCATGGCCGGCTGCGACTGGCGCAATTTCCAGCAATTCATCGACACGCTCGACACGGCGATCGGACAGCAAACCATGCTGCTCGAACAGGCTGACGAGCGTCTCGCGGCCGCACGCCGCGAATGGCAGGCGCAGCAGCGCCGCCTGAACTCCTTCGGCACGCTCGCCTCGCGCGAAGCCGCCCGCACTGCCGTGCGGGTCGCGCGTCGCGAGCAGAAGGAAAACGACGAGTACGCCGCGCGCAGTCTGCGCCGCCGTGCCGAATCCCAGATTTGA
- a CDS encoding flagellar hook-length control protein FliK has translation MSILSFLTDSAAAAQQALKANRAGASNTDDSGVLPFSAVLSQQTRQTVQPASSVNNTPPQASQSNPSTSGNSGTKSTDNSASAAQTGQTGQTGQTGQTNASKTPSKTTTADSDKDENADDEAQATAVPGDPAAALAVALAAMNNAPLQPQTPVPPTTTDASATNGKPATGAAIAAAVNGALQASGAAQLTGQPPAGATADAKTAPTTANAGAPVNGTGTAAASNASKTGGISLDTLAKNATTASATPTAQPAATDAKAATPPVGTDAQAAQRMADAMAQAQGNRDAAAQATTAATQAAAQAAQAATPAVDAQPPLPAQANLPAALALNARVGTQDWNNQLSQQVVWLSSAHAQTAQLSLNPPDLGPLHVVLNVANDSAQAMFVSQHAAVRDAVQAALPQLRESLANNGIALGNTTVSSDNAQQQAFAQQGANGNGGGTGNGSGQGNGRGTPGFGQADDAAIATTVSVPVRVSNGLVDTFA, from the coding sequence ATGTCGATTCTGAGCTTCCTCACCGATTCCGCCGCGGCGGCCCAGCAGGCGCTGAAGGCCAACCGCGCTGGCGCGTCGAATACCGACGACAGCGGCGTATTGCCGTTCTCCGCCGTGCTCTCGCAGCAGACGCGCCAGACCGTGCAACCCGCCAGCAGCGTGAACAATACCCCGCCGCAAGCGAGCCAGAGCAATCCGTCGACGTCGGGCAACAGCGGCACGAAGTCCACCGACAACAGCGCATCGGCCGCTCAAACCGGACAGACGGGACAGACTGGGCAAACCGGGCAAACGAACGCTTCGAAGACGCCTTCGAAAACGACGACCGCCGACAGCGACAAGGACGAGAACGCCGACGACGAAGCGCAAGCCACTGCGGTGCCCGGCGATCCGGCTGCCGCCCTCGCCGTAGCGCTCGCCGCCATGAACAATGCGCCGCTGCAACCGCAGACACCCGTGCCGCCGACCACCACGGACGCCAGCGCGACGAACGGCAAGCCTGCCACCGGTGCGGCCATCGCCGCTGCCGTCAACGGCGCACTGCAAGCGAGCGGCGCCGCCCAACTGACCGGCCAGCCACCGGCCGGTGCAACGGCCGACGCAAAAACCGCGCCCACGACCGCCAACGCCGGTGCACCGGTCAACGGCACGGGCACGGCGGCCGCCTCGAACGCCAGCAAGACCGGGGGTATCTCGCTCGACACATTGGCCAAGAACGCCACGACAGCGTCGGCGACGCCGACTGCGCAACCGGCCGCCACGGACGCCAAGGCGGCAACGCCGCCGGTGGGCACCGATGCACAGGCCGCGCAACGCATGGCCGACGCGATGGCGCAGGCCCAGGGCAATCGCGACGCCGCCGCACAAGCCACCACCGCCGCCACACAGGCGGCGGCTCAAGCCGCGCAAGCCGCCACGCCTGCCGTCGACGCCCAGCCGCCATTGCCAGCGCAGGCCAATCTGCCGGCCGCCCTTGCACTGAATGCCCGCGTCGGCACGCAAGACTGGAACAATCAGCTTTCGCAGCAAGTGGTATGGCTCTCGTCCGCGCATGCGCAGACGGCACAACTGAGCCTGAATCCGCCCGACCTCGGCCCGCTGCACGTGGTATTGAATGTGGCGAACGACTCCGCGCAAGCCATGTTCGTTTCGCAACACGCAGCGGTACGCGACGCCGTACAGGCCGCGTTGCCGCAACTGCGCGAAAGCCTGGCCAACAACGGCATCGCGCTGGGCAACACGACCGTGAGCAGCGACAACGCCCAGCAGCAAGCCTTCGCACAGCAAGGTGCGAACGGGAATGGCGGCGGGACTGGGAACGGTAGCGGTCAGGGCAACGGACGCGGCACACCAGGCTTCGGTCAGGCCGACGACGCCGCGATTGCCACGACGGTAAGCGTTCCGGTACGCGTGAGCAACGGTCTCGTCGACACGTTTGCCTGA